A single window of uncultured Pseudodesulfovibrio sp. DNA harbors:
- a CDS encoding chemotaxis protein: MSQTDILLETGTNELEIIEFFVNEKTDKGIETQYFGVNVAKVLEVVEAPEGLEGSEAAVHPSFLGTIPLRDLILPVVDLSVWLNIDKADDVNEPVIVTEFNAMITGFLVSGVTQIHRVNWADVEPPSKYFSSMDTNCITGTIKIKDRFVLMLDLEQVLADLDESGQTDANLSDLVSEERYRALIADDSTSVRQLLEKNFTNANFEVTMVGDGSEAWAKLEAIKNKAIEEGKSPLHYLDAVVSDVEMPQMDGYTLTRRIKEDPVLKVLPVTLFSSLISKSVLHKGKAVMADAQVTKPEFNGLTQKVINLIQEWEGREAG; this comes from the coding sequence ATGAGTCAGACAGATATTTTATTGGAAACAGGAACTAATGAACTCGAAATCATTGAGTTTTTTGTTAATGAAAAAACAGATAAAGGCATCGAGACGCAATATTTTGGTGTCAACGTGGCCAAAGTCCTTGAAGTGGTAGAAGCTCCAGAAGGTCTGGAAGGATCGGAGGCGGCTGTTCATCCGAGCTTTCTTGGAACGATCCCTTTGCGTGATTTGATTTTACCTGTTGTTGATCTGAGTGTCTGGTTGAACATCGACAAGGCGGATGATGTTAATGAACCTGTCATTGTAACAGAGTTTAATGCCATGATTACGGGGTTTCTGGTGTCTGGTGTGACACAGATTCATCGTGTGAATTGGGCAGACGTTGAGCCTCCCAGCAAATATTTTTCTTCTATGGACACCAACTGCATCACCGGTACTATCAAGATAAAAGATCGCTTTGTATTGATGTTGGATCTTGAGCAGGTGCTGGCCGATCTGGACGAATCCGGTCAAACTGATGCCAACTTGAGCGACTTGGTTTCTGAAGAACGCTATAGAGCTCTTATAGCCGATGATTCGACATCTGTGCGTCAGTTGTTGGAAAAGAATTTTACAAATGCCAATTTTGAAGTGACCATGGTCGGCGATGGATCTGAAGCATGGGCGAAATTGGAAGCCATCAAGAATAAAGCCATAGAAGAAGGGAAAAGTCCTCTTCACTATCTTGACGCAGTGGTCTCAGATGTGGAGATGCCGCAAATGGACGGCTACACATTAACACGTCGGATCAAGGAAGATCCTGTACTCAAAGTGCTGCCAGTGACCTTGTTCTCCTCCTTGATTTCCAAGTCCGTTCTTCACAAAGGCAAGGCTGTCATGGCTGA